CAAACAGTAGAGTAACTTCAGCAGTGTtcaccccccccaccaccacacacacacccccagaCACGCCTCCAATTTGCCAGTCAAATCTTAGAATACATACATAGGAAATTCCTACTGTTTTTACCTCAGGTGTTCTCGCAGGACTtcattacaaaaatatttaacacctttaattgttgttgtgtgtcagtgcagtctataacaaacacacagtcggGATTTAATCTTTCattagtgaattgtttttaacccCTCTGTGCTTTAAGTGTGATGATTCTACCTGATGAGTGttaataggggtgtgtgtgtgcgtcttcTGTAATACACCTGAATTGTTGCCTTACATTGCCACAGTTTGATCTGAACTTACATTACTATGACCAGGGGcttcacaatatatatataaatatatatatttgcagtTTATTTTGTGAATTCAAAGGCACTAAAATTCTTCattttttagaatattttttatcAGACCAATGGCACTTTATAACAGACATCAGTAATAAATGACTGGTTTGTTTTTggagctcatttgcatattgtaGTGTACTAAAACACTGCCacattaaaatattctataCAATCAAGCTGCTGAAATGATTATGCACGTCACAAGTCTAATTTTAATAAAACCTAAAGGCTGCTCCACTGCATTTAATTAAACATCATTAGCATGAAGAATAAACAGCTGCTTATCACTGGACTTTGACACCATAATCACACTCATGTGTGTTTGTCCATAGGTATGAGAGTCAAATCAACAGAAAAAGCTCCTTGGCCTCCACACTATGGCAATATACACTAGAGCCACACTTTTAACAGATTAATCCACCTTGCAGGCCTTTTTGGAGGTGTATtgtaaagtattggcacccctcagCAGACGTTTTAATATAATGCTATAAAGCCGGTTACTGCGACCCATACTAAACTGGCATTTAttcaagaaagagaagaaaaaactggtttaaaaacaaactacaGCATTCATTCTACATAGGAATTTGTAAAAAGAGACAAACTGCACTAAGAATAgcaaagaacaaaagaaatctGGATAGTGATTTCCCAGAAACGCTGTGGTTAAGGCCATACATTTCCTAAAAGCAGCCTAAATGCCTTAAACCTTAAATGCTACACTTATATTAATACagaatattatattactataacATGAACACATCAGGAGGCCTTTTTGAGTTTGTTCTGCATGTGTAATACATGTGCATTAGATCTTACCGATCATATCTCCCTGTTCGTGCACCATGACGGCCAGATCTTTGAAGATCTCGTTGATGTCTGTGATGTCCGACTGAAAACAACGGTGTATAGAAAAGTCAGTAAGTAAACTCATGATTTTACGTCATGTCTAACATGTAGAGGTTccgtaaataaacagaaaattaaataaagaagttTTTATATGATTCATAATCTTAATATTTAAGATTGTTAAAGAccagaatttggacacagccaTTAATGCACACATTCCAGGGTGTTTAGTATTTGTATGGgtatttttattacaaatattgtGCCTAGGGCAAATGCTTACACTGTAATGGATCATAGAGATGTTTACTATTTAGTTTGTGGCTTGagtgaaataaaaagtaaaaagaaaagaaaagtaagaaAAGAATGAATACGGGagctcaaacacaaacacaaactgtgaaaaaaaaaaaatgctagctACAGAAGACTAGCAAATTGGCCTGTATATCTAAGAGAGAGACTCAACGTACAAATCCCGCATTCACCCTAGCAAGTCATTCAAGTCCACTCAGGTATGGGTGTGTAGGACTGACAATGTTGTTActagtgggtgtggcctgtttgGCATGTTAAAGTATGACTGTCTAGTAGCCAAAATGTACAAGAAGAACATGAACTATGACAACAGTATTTCAAGTACTTCAaatactccatcatacacttatattgccaaaagttttgggacatctgcctatacatgcacataaatgttatataatagcttcagctcttctgggaaggctttccacaaggtttaggagtgtgtttatgggaatttttgaccgttcctctagaagaacatttgtgaggtcaggcactgatgttggacgagaaggtctgttctcacagtctccgctctaattcatcccagaggtgttctatggggttgaggtcaggactctgtgcaggccagtcaagttcctccacaccaaactcactcatccatgtctttatggaccttgctttggtcactggtgtgcagtcatgttggaacaggaaggggtcatccccaaactgttcccacaaagagcatgaaattgtccaaaatgtcttggtgtgaagctgaagcattaagagttcctttcactggaactaaggggccgagcccaaccgctgaaaaacaacaccacaccataatcccccccaCAACCAAACTTTACACTCGGCACAATGCAGTAtggcaagtaccgttctcctggcaaccgccaaaaatccagactcgtccatccgattgccagacagagaagcgtgatcGGTCATGCCAGAGAACACATACagactgctctagagtccagtgctttacaccactgcatccgacgctttgcattgcacttggtgatgtatggcttggagcagctgctcggccatgacaccccattccatgaagctctctatgcactgttcttgagctaatctgaaggtcacaCAGATGAAGGTCTGTAGctactgactctgcagaaagttggtgacttctgAGCACTGTGCTCttcagcatgcgctgaccccgatctgtgattttacgtgccCTACCACTCCATGGAccgagttgctgttgttcccaattgcttccactttgttatattaCCACTGAGAGTTgagtgtggaatatttagtagtgaggaaatttcacgaatggacttattgcacaggtggcagcCAATCACGGTACCACACttaaattcactgagctcctgagagcgacccattctttcacaaatgtttgtagaagcagtctgcatgcctaggtgctggattttatacacctgtggccatggaagtgatcggaaacacctgaattcagtgatttggaggagtgtcccaaaacttctggcaatcTAGTGTACGTTCActtgtttctctgtgtgttagagctacactgctaatgtagctaacaatTAATGGAAGATTATGGCCTCTGGTTCGACCTCACTCACTGAGTCTGTGTAAATACTGATGTGTAAATACTCTGTATTGCATTAGTACAATGATAAAACTGCATTAATACAGTATAtggtgtatattattattattattattatcatcatacCTCCAGCTGTCTGATGGCCGTTTCTCGCTCCTGAATGAGATGCAAATCCTCCTCAGTGATTCCATCTTCATAGCTTTGTGTCTGAGCCTGGGTCTCACTACAttaacacatcatcatcatcatctccattatGGAACATATGTGAATGtgtaaattgaaattgaaacctatataattaagcaattaatggagcaaaaaaagaaagaaatatgtgtgttttgattttaaatgttttttttaaaaaaaggtgttttataacaaaataaataaataacctgacacaacactgtaacatcatgattacatttttcttaatcacctacattttcttttttcgctgtttttacttcattttttcGATATTTAAAGACACTGACCTATCAAACGGTGAAGCATTTCCTCCAAACGGCTCATCAGCAAAACCACTCTGAACAAGAAAAGCAGGTCAAATGATCAGTGCCGTGAACATTACAAACAAAAGGCGATGTGTTGTAATGAAGTGAGTGTTGATACCAGCAGTTGGAACGTGAACGGATATCGGATATGGAGTACTGTTGCTTATGGAGGGAATGAAATCTGTCATGCCTACACAACTAACCAGCGTTACTACGGTATCAATTTTGCAATAAACCTGTAGTGAGAAGAATGAGGCTGAAGATTGGAATCAGATTAAAGTTCATGTCCTGAACTTTTGGATGCTGGGGAAACTGAGAAACCACagttctatacacacacacacacacgtcttaccGAAACTCTTGAACTCGCTCGAACTCTGGCCAcaaactctttctctttctgtgcaGCTTGTCTCTGGGTTTTCTGTACAAGTGCCAGCGCGTTGGAGAAATCATTGACGAGCCGCTCTCGCTGAATCTTACGCTGACGCTATattttgaaagaaataaaataataatcataagtGGTACAATGCTAAAATTTTTTTGTCACTTCATTTTTGGACCATGAGGTGAGCTAACAACTTACCTGATCTTGAGTTACGGGTAATGAGCTGAACTCCTTCAGGCATTTATCCGTTTCTTTAGCCAGCTGGTTCGCATACTGCTGTTTCTGCtgcctgtgtgtataaatacgaacagacattaacacaattttaaTACTTCAACATGTTTGTGAGAGTGCACTACTCCTTATacatactgagtgtgtgtgtgtgtttagtcacTCACAGTCGCTGTCGGAGATCCGGCGTGTCTCTATCTGTTCCGAGTTGCGTCACTATTCTCTGGATTTCAGATGCTAGTGAGAATAAATCAGAAAGCGCACATACATTAAATCCACATTTCATTTAGATGTTCTTGCAAGTAGCAAAGCTAGCTCAATGCTCTTATCATAAAGCGTGATATAATGTTAGCCGTGATAGGACATGTACTTACTCTGCTGTGTTATGTTCTGGATGTTAGAACCAATGGTTTGCGCGAGTAAATTTGGGTCCCTCGATCCCGACATGGCGGCGACCTTCTACACCTTTAAGGATACATGATAAATCAGACAGAAGGGTCCAGATGGAGTCAGAACAGATCTCACTCCCATCCACCAATCAGAAAGTGTTACAGGAACCGCTATAACAATTACTactacagtaataataataataataataataataataataataataataacagtgtaTGTCTTTAAAATACATGCATGTCTTGTCTCTAGCTATGCTGAGATCACAATaagatgttttttattattgtttcatCAAAGCCAGGGATCAAGGTGGAGCCGCTTTGATGAAATATAatgacaccaaaaaaaaaaaagttacaaataaaatgtcGCCAGCATGAAAtgcggaaacacacacacacacacacacacacacacacacacacacacacacacacacacgggcgcgCTCTATAATATTCCCCACACTAAAATATCAGCAACTTTACAACTTATAATCTTTATTCGCCTGAAAAAAAAGCTGTaattatatttagatttattattattatatattaagtgTTGTGAAATCGTCCATTAACCGAATGTCAGAAGTGTCAGCACTTTTGGTGTTCACATTTTGGCATTATCTCCGTTTTTAACCTTCATTAATAAACATCTCTGATCGCGGAGGATCaaacaaaacatcttttatGTAATTTACCTTGATCTTCGTTGTcggttttttctctctctccactcccGAACAGATTTCCTGACATCCAAAGTCGCGGCCCTTTCTCGTCACATGATGTTCCAGCCTGAACGCTGATTGGTGGGTTTGCGACAAGCCAAAGagattttaaaacacacagaacGCCCAGTCGCTGAACACTTCCGGGTTGTGTAAACCCGGGTCATACGACTCGCCTGTGCGTTTCATGATCAGACTCACAGGGTTTGCGGTATATTTGTTGGAAATATAATTTCGATACCATTTGTGTTCGAGGAGAAGTTTGTAAATCTCTGCCTGTAAACAGTAAACTCAGTGAAAACGCCTCCTCAACTTGCAGTTTCAACTCAAAAGTTCCTTCCTAGTTGACTCAGTGACGTCagatcaacatggctgctcacactGTCAACTCtactttttaatgaatttattttctaCAGTCCTAAAAACCCAGAACTAAGTTTTACTAAGTTTTAGTACTTCTGGGTCCATCGTCCAGAAGTCGGTATTTCATTTTTGGGGGGGTTTTAGGTTAAATGCCTGAAATACACTGTGTTTTTCTGCGAcataaaatacatcagtaaTACCCCACTGGTGATTTTAGAAGCttttatgtgtcttgtttgCTACCAAACAGCTAAATGGGGCTATAAAGGCTGTCAAggacattacacatcatcacaccgaGCAGGAAAACTCACCTACTACATTACATTTGGCAGAAATTCTTATCccgagcaacttacattttatacaacggagcaattaagggttaagggccttgctcaggggcccagcagtggtagatTGGTGGTCCTGaggttcaaactcacaaccttccaatcagtagtccagcacattaaccactaagctacccaCATCCCTTTATTTtccaattcaaattttatttgtcacatacatcatggtacacagtatgatatgcagtgaaatgcttacatgactgtttgctttgacccttgaaaaggataaaatgtaaaatataaaatacgtaatataaaatataaaaaaaactacaattatcaaatataaaaaaaacttcaattattaaatataaaaaactacaattcacagtaggtaaataaaaatatcaataaagtaaggtagggtacatgtgtatacagaatatgtatataaaatatagaatatatatatataagaaatgtaGGATATGTcaaatgtaaacaactgtattatactgtattatatagaactatataaaaatgtcaaatgtaaacaactgtattatacagaactatataaagtgtataatgtgcaataaatgtacagtgtgcagacagcagcagtacggggtggtcatttagtgaaataaggtgatgagatgatgagagcagtggtattgtcctcTTTGTGTATAAACAGGACCAGaatgtgtttatgttttatgtatggtgtgtcacagtcctgtaatgtgcaaatgtacggTACGGTTTGGTGTTTTCCAACACATCTGTGTAGGAAGCATTGCAAGTCCAACTTGTTGTGTTTATCCTTGTCCTGCTGCAAACTATTCCAACTCAAA
This DNA window, taken from Hemibagrus wyckioides isolate EC202008001 linkage group LG06, SWU_Hwy_1.0, whole genome shotgun sequence, encodes the following:
- the stx7l gene encoding syntaxin-7 codes for the protein MSGSRDPNLLAQTIGSNIQNITQQTSEIQRIVTQLGTDRDTPDLRQRLQQKQQYANQLAKETDKCLKEFSSLPVTQDQRQRKIQRERLVNDFSNALALVQKTQRQAAQKEKEFVARVRASSRVSSGFADEPFGGNASPFDSETQAQTQSYEDGITEEDLHLIQERETAIRQLESDITDINEIFKDLAVMVHEQGDMIDSIEANVESAEVNVQSATQQLASAANYQQKSRKKMCILIVVLAVVIVVVSLIIWGSVKG